A window of Citrus sinensis cultivar Valencia sweet orange chromosome 7, DVS_A1.0, whole genome shotgun sequence contains these coding sequences:
- the LOC102631448 gene encoding E3 ubiquitin-protein ligase RKP — protein sequence MAEDGLRIGGLSSGLALILNGDDGKDNSSKSRFVSYCDDFGHQSVEQTLEYIFGLPNKSLGPLTCPVDNNLIRSIIKNDFSKCYLNSDAVVANRDGIGILENGSGPHIVGLEESSICGDVRIAKLPLLVESLAMFSSARANVCVWKGKWMYEVTLETSGVQQLGWATLSCPFTDHKGVGDADDSYAFDGRRVKKWNKEAEPYGQSWVAGDIIGCCIDLDSDEISFYRNGVSLGVAFSGIRKMGPGFGYYPAVSLSQGERCVLNFGARPFKYPINCYLPLQESPPVNAFAAQLLQCLSRLLGMDKAERSSVEKSRRLKRFVSLEKIFNPVSHGICEEFFSLLEADARIIEYVGWGILLSFMMEVFGLQVPHDYSSLDRVVDVFLQFQGSRSIFEHIIQALSCGCKTASMVLTECPYSGSYPYLALACHILRREELMVLWWNSLDFEFIFEGFLSRKSPNRQDLQCMIPSVWWPGSCEDISYESSMMLTTTALSEAVSKIEEKHRELCLLVIQFIPPISPPQFPGSVFRTFIQNILLKNRGADRSLPPPGVSSNSVLVSLYTVILHFLSEGFAIGDTCSWLKRSEKNGCNVGFLHRGGQQSFPIGLFLKNDLLRADISRLGGSFSHLLKSHPVDDQDAEVIRWEEGCMDDEETRVCHLSEHKPCCCSSYDAEFVRSLKYPVRNATKGSRGHCSSVPERSAHVAAECSTGSLNDEIADKPSTSDQSESDFGYHPVRHTMTVLRESNMSAATLKEEELLDALLLLYHIGLAPNFKQASYYMSHQSQSISLLEETDKQIRERACSEQLKRLKEARNNYREEVIDCVRHCAWYRISLFSRWKQRGMYATCVWVVQLLLVLSKVDSVFIYIPEFYLEALVDCFHVLRKSDPPFVPSTIFIKQGLASFVTFVVTHFNDPRISSADLRDLLLQSISVLVQYKDYLAAFESNEAATLRLPKALISAFDNRSWIPVTNILLRLCKGHGFGSSKHGESSSSSVIFQRLLREACINDEGLFSTFLNRLFNTLSWTMTEFSISIREMQEKYQVSEFQQKKCCVIFDLSCNLSRVLEFCTHEIPQAFLSGTDTNLRRLTELIVFILNHVTSAADAEFFDLSLRRHGQSLEKVNRGMILAPLVGIILNLLDASAESECGVQNDVVAVFSSMDCPDTIHCGFQYLLEYNWAGSFRGDTYLSKLGQLECFLSLVLCHIEAQEMERTRCGRETDADDGMCCICYASEADAQFVPCSHRSCHGCISRHLLNCLRCFFCNATVLEVVKVDEKIE from the exons ATGGCGGAAGACGGCCTACGGATTGGTGGGCTTTCTTCTGGTTTGGCCTTGATATTGAACGGTGATGATGGAAAGGATAATTCGTCGAAATCACGTTTCGTTTCCTATTGCGATGATTTCGGCCATCAGTCTGTGGAGCAAACCCTTGAGTATATATTTGGTCTTCCCAACAAATCGCTTGGTCCTTTGACTTGTCCGGTTGACAACAATTTAATCCGCTCTATCATTAAGAATGATTTCTcaaaatgttatttgaattcgGATGCTGTGGTTGCTAACAGGGATGGGATAGGTATTCTTGAAAATGGAAGTGGGCCCCATATTGTTGGTCTTGAAGAATCCAGCATTTGCGGGGATGTTCGAATTGCTAAGCTACCTTTGCTGGTTGAGAGCTTGGCAATGTTTAGTAGTGCAAGAGCTAATGTTTGTGTTTGGAAGGGGAAATGGATGTACGAAGTGACTTTAGAGACTTCAGGGGTACAACAGCTTGGATGGGCAACTCTTTCCTGCCCATTCACTGACCATAAGGGTGTAGGTGATGCTGATGATTCGTATGCCTTTGACGGGAGAAGGGTTAAGAAATGGAATAAAGAAGCAGAGCCATATGGTCAATCATGGGTCGCTGGTGATATCATTGGATGCTGTATAGATTTGGATTCTGACgagatttcattttatagaAATGGTGTTTCACTTGGAGTAGCTTTTTCTGGTATCCGCAAGATGGGGCCCGGATTTGGGTATTATCCAGCTGTCTCTCTTTCTCAAGGTGAAAGGTGTGTGCTGAACTTTGGTGCCCGCCCCTTTAAATACCCAATCAACTGTTACCTTCCCCTTCAGGAATCACCACCTGTAAATGCTTTTGCCGCCCAGTTGCTCCAGTGCTTATCGAGACTGTTAGGAATGGATAAGGCTGAGCGTTCTTCAGTTGAGAAATCCAGGAGACTGAAGAGGTTCGTCTCActtgaaaaaatattcaatccTGTTTCTCATGGGATATGCGAGGAGTTCTTCTCTCTGCTTGAAGCAGATGCAAGAATTATAGAGTATGTTGGATGGGGTATACTTCTGTCATTTATGATGGAGGTATTTGGACTGCAGGTGCCACATGACTATTCCAGTCTGGACAGAGTTGTTGATGTCTTTCTACAATTTCAAGGATCACGTTCGATTTTTGAGCATATCATACAGGCACTTTCCTGTGGTTGCAAAACAGCTTCAATGGTTCTGACAGAATGCCCATATTCAGGGTCATATCCTTACCTTGCTTTGGCATGCCATATCTTAAGACGGGAAGAGTTGATGGTCTTGTGGTGGAATTCATTAGattttgaattcatttttgaagGATTTCTGTCAAGGAAGAGCCCTAATAGACAGGATCTTCAGTGCATGATCCCTTCTGTTTGGTGGCCTGGTTCATGTGAGGATATATCCTATGAAAGTAGCATGATGTTGACAACAACTGCATTATCTGAGGCAGTCAGCAAG ATTGAGGAGAAGCATAGAGAGCTATGTCTATTAGTGATACAATTCATACCACCTATTTCACCCCCACAATTCCCGGGATCTGTGTTCAGGACATTTATACAGAACATTTTGTTGAAGAACAGAGGAGCAGATCGCAGTTTACCACCTCCTGGAGTTTCAAGTAACTCTGTTCTTGTTTCTTTGTATACTGTGATACTCCATTTTTTGTCAGAAGGGTTTGCCATAGGTGACACATGTAGCTGGTTGAAGAGATCTGAAAAAAATGGTTGCAATGTTGGTTTTTTGCATAGAGGTGGTCAACAAAGCTTTCCCATAGGGTTGTTTCTTAAGAATGATCTTCTTCGAGCTGACATTTCCAGGCTTGGCGGATCATTTAGTCATCTATTGAAATCTCACCCTGTAGATGATCAAGATGCTGAAGTGATCCGGTGGGAGGAAGGCTGTATGGATGATGAAGAAACTAGAGTGTGTCATTTATCTGAGCACAAACCATGCTGTTGCTCCAGTTACGATGCTGAATTTGTGAGAAGTTTGAAGTATCCAGTTAGAAATGCAACTAAAGGTTCTCGGGGCCATTGCAGCTCAGTGCCTGAAAGGTCTGCACATGTTGCTGCAGAGTGTAGTACAGGAAGTTTGAATGATGAGATAGCTGATAAACCTAGCACCAGTGATCAATCTGAATCTGACTTTGGTTATCATCCAGTACGGCACACGATGACTGTACTGAGAGAGAGTAATATGTCTGCAGCTACACTGAAAGAGGAGGAGCTTCTGGATGCATTGCTGTTGTTGTATCATATTGGTCTTGCACCGAACTTTAAGCAG GCATCTTATTACATGTCTCATCAGTCTCAGTCAATATCTCTGCTGGAAGAAACTGATAAACAAATAAGAGAACGAGCTTGCAGTGAGCAATTAAAGCGGTTGAAGGAGGCTCGTAATAACTATCGTGAGGAAGTTATTGATTGCGTCAGGCATTGTGCATG GTATCGCATTTCTCTATTTTCTCGGTGGAAACAAAGAGGCATGTATGCAACATGCGTGTGGGTTGTGCAGCTACTTCTGGTTCTTAGTAAAGTGGATTCGGTGTTCATTTATATCCCTGAATTTTACCTTGAAGCACTG GTTGACTGCTTTCACGTCTTACGTAAAAGCGATCCTCCATTTGTTCCTTCTACAATATTTATCAAGCAAGGACTTGCTTCCTTT GTCACTTTTGTGGTTACCCACTTCAATGATCCAAGGATATCAAGTGCAGATCTGAGGGATCTTCTTCTGCAATCTATATCGGTCCTGGTTCAGTATAAAGACTATTTGGCTGCTTTTGAGAGCAATGAGGCTGCTACTCTTAGACTTCCAAAGGCGTTAATTTCAGCATTTGATAATCGATCCTGGATTCCAGTAACTAATATTCTTCTGCGGCTGTGTAAGGGTCATGGCTTTGGTTCCTCAAAGCATGGAGaatcgtcatcatcatcagttaTTTTTCAG AGACTGCTTCGTGAAGCTTGTATCAATGACGAGGGGCTATTCTCAACTTTTCTCAATCGTTTGTTTAACACGCTCAGCTGGACGATGACTGAATTCTCAATTTCCATTCGAGAAATGCAAGAAAAATACCAG GTTTCTGAATTTCAGCAAAAGAAATGCTGTGTCATTTTTGATCTCTCATGCAATCTGAGTAGggttttggaattttgtaCCCATGAGATCCCTCAAGCATTCCTGTCAGGAACTGATACAAACCTCCGGAGGCTAACAGAATTGATAgtttttattctaaatcacGTTACTTCAGCAGCTGATGCTGAGTTTTTTGACTT GTCACTAAGACGACATGGTCAATCTTTAGAGAAAGTAAATCGAGGCATGATATTAGCCCCCCTTGTAGGTATCATCTTGAATTTGTTGGATGCTAGTGCAGAGTCGGAATGCGGAGTCCAGAACGATGTTGTGGCCGTCTTTTCAAGCATGGACTGCCCGGATACCATTCACTGTGGATTCCAGTACTTACTGGAGTATAACTGG GCTGGATCATTTAGAGGAGATACATATCTTTCTAAACTAGGACAACTGGAGTGCTTCTTGAGCCTCGTTCTTTGCCACATTGAGGCTCAAGAAATGGAGAGAACAAGATGTGGGAGAGAGACAGATGCTGATGATGGCATGTGCTGCATCTGTTATGCAAGTGAAGCAGATGCACAGTTTGTGCCGTGTTCCCACCGGTCCTGTCATGGCTGCATAAGTCGGCATCTTCTAAATTGCTTGCGATGCTTCTTTTGCAACGCCACAGTCCTCGAGGTTGTCAAGGTGGACGAGaaaattgagtaa